The following coding sequences are from one Hippopotamus amphibius kiboko isolate mHipAmp2 chromosome 9, mHipAmp2.hap2, whole genome shotgun sequence window:
- the SLN gene encoding sarcolipin produces MERSTRELCLNFMVVLITVMLIWLLVRSYQY; encoded by the coding sequence ATGGAGCGATCCACCCGGGAGCTGTGTCTCAACTTCATGGTTGTCCTGATTACAGTTATGCTCATATGGCTCCTGGTGAGATCCTATCAGTACTGA